The Halorussus gelatinilyticus genome contains the following window.
CGAACATGTCGAAGACGCGCTCGCCGGGTTCGACCGCCTCGCCCATCCGGGCGCGTTCGGCCTTGTTGCCCGGCGAGAACATGACCTCCGCCAAATCGAGCGCGTACCGGGTGCCGTGTTCGGTGTGGACCGTCTCGGTGTCGCCCGCGCCCGCCACGACCGAGACCGAGGGTTCGCGGTGGTCGCCCGAGACGCCCTCGTGGGCCAGCACCGTGTCGGCCTCGCCGTGGAGGTCGAGCAGGGCCTCGCCCAACTCCTCGCGGTCGATTTCGCCCGCTTCCCCCTCGCCGGTAGGTCCGTCCGCGCCGCCGTCGTCCTCGTCGCCGAAGGTGACGAGGACGACGCTCCCGACGACCGCCCACGAACTCGGCGCGCGCGCTATCTCCTCGTCGGTCCACCCCATCTCGCGGAGGTGCGATTCGAGGTCCGGGAGGCGGCGCTCGGGGGCGACCTGCTCCACCACGTCCAGCACGGCGGTCTCGCTCGGCGGGTCGGTGACGGGGAGTTCGACCAACTCGTCGTCGCGCTCCCTGACCTTCCGGGTCGCGTCGTAGACGCCTTCGTCTTCGAGGGCCGCGATGGTCGTCTCGGTGTCGGGCTTGCGGACGACCGCCGCCAGCGCTAGTTCGTCGTTGCCCGGCATGTCACTCGTCCGGTACGACGTGGAGGCCCGCGCGACTCTTCAGCACCGGCACCGCCTCGGCGTCGGGGTCCATGTAGTCGGGCCGCGCGACGGTCTTCGTCCGGTAGGTCTCGGGGTCCAGCACCTGCACCGCGCGCTCGTCTTCGACCGCGACGAGCGTCGTCTCCTCGGCGTCGTCGAGGCGGCCGAGTCGCCGGGCCTCGGGCGCGTCGCCGACCTCGTATCCGGCCTCGTAGTCCTCGCCGGTGGTGAGTCGAGTCCCCTTCAGGTTGCCGCGGACGCTCCGGACGAGGACCGGGCCGCCGTCGTCGTCCTGCAGGTCGATTATCTCGCCGGGCGAGTACGGCGGCAGGTGGACGGCGTAGGTCACGCGGTAGACCTCCTCGCCGTCCTCGTCCTCGGTGACGAGCGTCTCGGAGTCCGAGTAGTCGCCGCCGAACTCCTCGACCATCTTGGCCGCGATCTTCTTGCCGATGTTGGTGGTCGAGACCTTGATGTTCACGCCGTCGTCGGTCTCGCTGACCTCGGTGACGAAGGCGTTGCGGTCGCCGGTCTCCTCCATCTCCTCGACGATGTCGTGGGCGATCTCCTCGGCGCGCTCGACCT
Protein-coding sequences here:
- a CDS encoding class I SAM-dependent methyltransferase; this encodes MPGNDELALAAVVRKPDTETTIAALEDEGVYDATRKVRERDDELVELPVTDPPSETAVLDVVEQVAPERRLPDLESHLREMGWTDEEIARAPSSWAVVGSVVLVTFGDEDDGGADGPTGEGEAGEIDREELGEALLDLHGEADTVLAHEGVSGDHREPSVSVVAGAGDTETVHTEHGTRYALDLAEVMFSPGNKAERARMGEAVEPGERVFDMFAGVGYFTLPMARAGADVTAVERNPAAFRFLIENAMLNDVSERVSAFRADCRDVEVDPEADRVVMGYYDAHEYLDSALAALKPGGVVHMHEATPEELLWDRPVSRLRDAAADAGREVEILDRRKVKSHSEGVWHVVVDANVV
- a CDS encoding 60S ribosomal export protein NMD3, encoding MTTDAREFCPNCGDPMEVDPAERTPLPDTAGKRGKEQKLCDSCYFDRFDLVDAPDRIEVLVCARCGAVHRGNRWVDIDARDYTDVAIEEVSDALGVHLDAYDVSWQVDPEQVDQNTIRMHCHFSGIVRETFVEETVVVPVKISRQTCTRCGRIAGDYYASTVQVRARERDPTTEEVERAEEIAHDIVEEMEETGDRNAFVTEVSETDDGVNIKVSTTNIGKKIAAKMVEEFGGDYSDSETLVTEDEDGEEVYRVTYAVHLPPYSPGEIIDLQDDDGGPVLVRSVRGNLKGTRLTTGEDYEAGYEVGDAPEARRLGRLDDAEETTLVAVEDERAVQVLDPETYRTKTVARPDYMDPDAEAVPVLKSRAGLHVVPDE